A part of Rattus norvegicus strain BN/NHsdMcwi chromosome 4, GRCr8, whole genome shotgun sequence genomic DNA contains:
- the Hrh1 gene encoding histamine H1 receptor isoform X1 — translation MSFANTSSTFEDKMCEGNRTAMASPQLLPLVVVLSSISLVTVGLNLLVLYAVHSERKLHTVGNLYIVSLSVADLIVGAVVMPMNILYLIMTKWSLGRPLCLFWLSMDYVASTASIFSVFILCIDRYRSVQQPLRYLRYRTKTRASATILGAWFFSFLWVIPILGWHHFMPPAPELREDKCETDFYNVTWFKIMTAIINFYLPTLLMLWFYVKIYKAVRRHCQHRQLTNGSLPSFSELKLRSDDTKEGAKKPGRESPWGVLKRPSRDPSVGLDQKSTSEDPKMTSPTVFSQEGERETRPCFRLDIMQKQSMAEGDVRGSKANDQALSQPKMDEQSLNTCRRISETSEDQTLVDQQSFSRTTDSDTSIEPGPGRVKSRSGSNSGLDYIKITWKRLRSHSRQYVSGLHLNRERKAAKQLGFIMAAFILCWIPYFIFFMVIAFCKSCCSEPVHMFTIWLGYINSTLNPLIYPLCNENFKKTFKKILHIRS, via the coding sequence ATGAGCTTTGCCAATACCTCCTCTACCTTCGAAGACAAGATGTGTGAGGGGAACAGGACAGCCATGGCCAGCCCTCAGCTGCTGCCCCTGGTGGTGGTTCTCAGTAGTATCTCCCTGGTCACAGTGGGCCTCAACCTGCTGGTGCTGTACGCTGTGCACAGTGAACGCAAGCTACACACCGTGGGCAACCTATACATTGTCAGCCTGTCTGTGGCAGACCTGATTGTAGGGGCAGTCGTCATGCCCATGAACATCCTCTATCTCATCATGACTAAGTGGTCCTTGGGCCGCCCCCTCTGCCTCTTTTGGCTTTCTATGGATTATGTGGCCAGCACAGCATCCATCTTTAGCGTCTTCATCCTGTGTATTGATCGCTACCGCTCCGTCCAGCAACCCCTCCGGTACCTGAGGTACCGAACCAAGACCCGGGCTTCCGCTACCATCCTGGGGGCCTGGTTCTTCTCCTTCCTGTGGGTTATACCCATACTTGGCTGGCATCACTTCATGCCCCCAGCCCCAGAGCTTCGGGAAGACAAGTGTGAGACAGACTTCTACAATGTCACTTGGTTCAAGATCATGACTGCTATTATTAACTTCTACCTCCCCACTTTGCTTATGCTGTGGTTCTATGTGAAGATCTACAAGGCTGTGCGGCGACACTGTCAGCACCGCCAGCTCACCAACgggtccctcccttccttttcagaACTCAAGCTGAGGTCAGACGATACCAAGGAAGGTGCCAAGAAACCTGGGAGAGAGTCTCCCTGGGGGGTTCTGAAAAGGCCATCAAGAGACCCCAGTGTAGGACTGGATCAGAAGTCAACATCTGAAGACCCCAAGATGACCTCTCCAACTGTCTTCAGccaagagggggaaagggaaacaCGTCCCTGTTTCCGTCTCGACATCATGCAGAAACAGTCTATGGCTGAGGGAGATGTCAGGGGCTCAAAGGCCAATGATCAGGCCTTGAGCCAGCCCAAAATGGATGAGCAGAGCCTGAATACTTGTCGGCGGATCAGTGAGACATCAGAGGACCAGACCTTGGTGGATCAACAGTCCTTCTCCCGgaccacagactcagacacaagCATAGAGCCAGGGCCGGGCAGAGTCAAATCGAGAAGCGGGTCTAACAGTGGCCTGGATTACATCAAAATCACCTGGAAGAGGCTCCGCTCACACTCCAGACAGTATGTGTCCGGGCTGCACTTGAACCGAGAGCGGAAGGCAGCCAAGCAGTTGGGTTTTATCATGGCGGCCTTCATTCTCTGCTGGATTCCCTATTTCATCTTCTTCATGGTCATTGCCTTCTGCAAGAGCTGCTGCAGTGAACCCGTGCATATGTTCACCATTTGGCTGGGCTACATCAACTCCACGCTGAACCCCCTCATCTACCCCCTGTGCAACGAGAACTTCAAGAAGACATTCAAAAAGATTCTGCACATTCGTTCCTAA